From one Cupriavidus sp. P-10 genomic stretch:
- a CDS encoding acyl-CoA dehydrogenase, with translation MTYRAPLKDMLFVMNELAGLEAVSGLPGFEEATPETAGAVLDEAAKFNEQVLTPLNRTGDLDPSSWKDGVVTTTPGFKDAFRQFGEGGWQGVLHPQEFGGQGLPKLISTACIEMLNSANLSFALCPLLTDGAIEALLTAGSDEQKAAFLPKLINGEWTGTMNLTEPQAGSDLAAVRTRAEPQGDGTYKVFGTKIFITYGEHDMAKNIVHLVLARTPDAPEGVKGISLFIVPKFLVNADGSLGERNDVQCVSIEHKLGIKASPTAVLQFGDHGGAIGTLVGEENRGLEYMFIMMNSARFAVGMQGVAVSERAYQQAVGYARERVQSRPVDGSAREAVTIIHHPDVKRMLMTMRALTEGARAVAYVAAAASDTAHQHPDEAVRKQNQAFYEFLVPVVKGWSTELSIDVTSLGVQVHGGMGFIEETGAAQHYRDARILPIYEGTTAIQANDLVGRKTVRDGGAVARAICAQIAETEAALGRHGGAAFTAVQAQLANGRAALEAVVEFVVANAKSDPNAVFAGSVPYLKLCGIVFSGWQLGRAMLAADAKRAEDPGFHDAKIATAHFFAQHILSQATALRDAVVGGAAPVNALTAEQF, from the coding sequence ATGACCTACCGTGCCCCGCTCAAAGACATGTTGTTCGTGATGAACGAGCTCGCAGGTCTTGAAGCTGTCAGCGGCCTGCCCGGCTTCGAGGAAGCCACGCCGGAAACGGCCGGGGCCGTGCTCGACGAAGCCGCCAAGTTCAACGAACAGGTGTTGACGCCGCTCAACCGTACCGGCGACCTGGATCCGAGCAGCTGGAAGGATGGCGTGGTCACCACGACACCCGGCTTCAAGGACGCCTTTCGCCAGTTTGGCGAAGGCGGCTGGCAGGGCGTGCTGCATCCGCAGGAGTTTGGCGGCCAGGGCCTGCCCAAGCTGATCTCCACCGCCTGTATCGAAATGCTGAACAGCGCCAACCTCTCGTTCGCGCTGTGCCCGCTGCTGACCGACGGCGCCATCGAAGCCCTGCTGACCGCCGGCTCGGACGAACAGAAGGCCGCCTTCCTGCCCAAGCTGATCAATGGCGAGTGGACCGGCACCATGAACCTGACCGAGCCGCAGGCGGGCTCGGACCTGGCCGCCGTGCGCACCCGCGCCGAGCCGCAGGGCGACGGCACCTACAAGGTTTTCGGCACCAAGATCTTCATCACCTACGGCGAGCACGACATGGCGAAGAACATCGTCCATCTGGTGCTGGCCCGTACGCCCGATGCGCCCGAGGGCGTCAAGGGCATCTCGCTGTTCATCGTGCCCAAGTTCCTGGTCAATGCCGACGGCAGCCTGGGCGAGCGCAACGACGTGCAGTGCGTGTCGATCGAGCACAAGCTCGGCATCAAGGCCAGCCCGACCGCCGTGCTGCAGTTCGGCGACCACGGCGGCGCCATCGGTACGCTGGTGGGTGAAGAGAACCGCGGCCTGGAGTACATGTTCATCATGATGAACTCGGCCCGCTTCGCGGTCGGCATGCAGGGCGTCGCGGTGTCCGAGCGTGCCTACCAGCAGGCCGTGGGATATGCGCGCGAGCGCGTGCAAAGCCGCCCGGTCGACGGCTCGGCGCGCGAGGCCGTCACCATCATCCACCACCCCGACGTCAAGCGCATGCTGATGACGATGCGCGCGCTGACCGAAGGCGCCCGCGCCGTCGCCTACGTGGCCGCGGCCGCCAGCGACACTGCGCACCAGCATCCCGACGAAGCCGTGCGCAAGCAGAACCAGGCGTTCTATGAATTCCTGGTGCCGGTGGTCAAGGGCTGGAGCACCGAACTGTCGATCGACGTCACCAGCCTCGGCGTGCAGGTGCACGGCGGCATGGGCTTCATTGAGGAAACCGGCGCGGCCCAGCACTACCGCGACGCCCGCATCCTGCCGATCTACGAAGGCACCACGGCCATCCAGGCCAACGACCTGGTCGGCCGCAAGACCGTGCGTGACGGCGGCGCCGTGGCGCGCGCGATCTGCGCGCAGATCGCCGAGACCGAGGCCGCGCTGGGCCGGCATGGCGGCGCTGCCTTCACCGCGGTCCAGGCGCAGCTGGCCAATGGCCGCGCGGCGCTGGAAGCGGTGGTCGAGTTTGTGGTGGCCAATGCCAAGTCGGACCCGAATGCCGTGTTCGCCGGCAGCGTGCCGTACCTGAAGCTTTGCGGCATCGTGTTCTCGGGCTGGCAGCTGGGCCGGGCGATGCTGGCCGCGGATGCGAAGCGGGCCGAGGATCCGGGCTTCCACGACGCCAAGATCGCCACCGCGCATTTCTTCGCACAGCACATCCTGTCGCAGGCAACGGCGCTGCGCGATGCTGTCGTTGGCGGTGCTGCCCCGGTCAATGCGCTGACGGCCGAGCAGTTCTGA
- a CDS encoding MFS transporter has product MQHIDVQKLADDARFNRFHARVLAWCLLVIIIDGYDIAVAGAALPSIMKEMGVTASTAGFMASSALFGMMFGAIFLGALSDKIGRRWTISLCVFLFSVFTAAAGLTNDPVSFSVMRFIAGLGIGGVMPNIVAQMTEYSPRKIRSFMTTVMFSGYAIGGILAAVIGKQFIAGFGWQIVFFAAGVPVLLIPFILKTMPESLSFLVSRQNEKDLRALAQRIDPQLRLGAGATFRLPQQDRATGVPVARLFQDGRGFSTIMFWIAFFTGLFMVYALSTWLTKLMAMSGYSLGSALSFVIALNVGAVVGAIGGGWLADRFHIKWVLVVMYALGAAFLYLMTFKTSTEMLYLLIGAVGACTTGAQIVAYAYSGQFYPVSIRSTGVGMASGIGRLGAIAAPVLIGLIVSLQLPLAQNFLVIGAAGIVGALALACINHRLSASAQHADEAASPAPASVMPAVAEARS; this is encoded by the coding sequence ATGCAGCACATTGATGTACAAAAGCTGGCCGATGACGCCCGCTTTAACCGATTCCATGCGCGCGTGCTGGCCTGGTGCCTGCTGGTAATCATCATCGACGGCTACGACATCGCCGTCGCAGGCGCCGCCCTGCCGTCGATCATGAAGGAGATGGGCGTCACGGCATCGACGGCCGGCTTCATGGCGAGCTCCGCGCTGTTCGGCATGATGTTCGGCGCCATCTTCCTGGGCGCCCTTTCCGACAAGATCGGCCGCCGCTGGACCATCTCGCTGTGCGTATTCCTGTTCAGCGTATTCACCGCTGCCGCGGGCCTGACCAACGATCCGGTCTCGTTCAGCGTGATGCGGTTTATCGCCGGCCTTGGCATCGGCGGCGTCATGCCGAACATCGTCGCGCAGATGACGGAGTACTCGCCGCGCAAGATCCGCAGCTTCATGACCACGGTGATGTTTTCCGGCTATGCCATTGGCGGCATCCTGGCCGCGGTGATCGGCAAGCAGTTCATTGCCGGTTTTGGCTGGCAGATCGTGTTCTTCGCCGCCGGCGTGCCGGTGCTGCTGATCCCGTTCATCCTGAAGACGATGCCGGAGTCGCTGTCGTTCCTGGTGTCGCGCCAGAACGAAAAGGACCTGCGCGCCCTCGCGCAGCGCATCGATCCGCAACTGCGGCTGGGTGCCGGCGCTACCTTCCGCTTGCCGCAGCAGGACCGTGCAACCGGCGTGCCGGTGGCCCGCCTGTTCCAGGACGGGCGTGGCTTCAGCACGATCATGTTCTGGATCGCCTTCTTCACCGGCCTGTTCATGGTCTATGCGCTCAGCACCTGGCTGACCAAGCTGATGGCGATGTCGGGCTACAGCCTGGGCTCGGCGCTCAGCTTCGTGATCGCGCTGAACGTGGGCGCGGTGGTCGGAGCGATTGGCGGCGGCTGGCTGGCCGACCGCTTCCATATCAAGTGGGTGCTGGTGGTGATGTACGCGCTCGGCGCCGCGTTCCTGTACCTGATGACGTTCAAGACCTCGACCGAGATGCTCTACCTGCTGATCGGCGCGGTAGGGGCCTGCACCACCGGCGCGCAGATCGTCGCGTATGCGTATAGCGGCCAGTTTTATCCGGTGTCGATCCGTTCGACGGGCGTGGGCATGGCCTCTGGCATCGGACGCCTGGGTGCCATCGCGGCGCCGGTACTGATCGGGCTGATCGTTTCGCTGCAGTTGCCGCTGGCGCAGAACTTCCTGGTCATCGGCGCGGCGGGCATCGTGGGCGCGCTGGCACTGGCGTGCATCAACCACAGGCTGTCGGCATCCGCGCAGCATGCCGATGAGGCGGCAAGCCCGGCGCCGGCATCGGTGATGCCGGCCGTGGCTGAAGCGCGCAGCTAA
- a CDS encoding MarR family winged helix-turn-helix transcriptional regulator: MTKPDSTYDPSDVSVHNRLFFRLFQAGNTLDRQTSKSLGITTVQWSVLGALSRPQVPEGMSFSELTEYLVVSRQSLDGVLKRLEREKHVQRVADTVDRRAKKVVLTPKGREFWNGLQPRIYEFYRQALASFRFDDKVSLVHFLNQLNAGLAGVHMDADPGVQAPEEPVRSAQD; this comes from the coding sequence ATGACCAAACCCGATTCAACCTACGACCCATCCGACGTCTCCGTCCATAACCGGCTGTTCTTCCGGCTGTTCCAGGCTGGCAATACGCTGGACCGGCAGACGAGCAAGTCGCTCGGCATCACCACCGTGCAATGGTCGGTGCTCGGGGCGCTGTCGCGGCCGCAGGTGCCGGAAGGCATGTCATTCTCGGAGTTGACGGAATACCTGGTGGTGAGCCGGCAGAGCCTCGATGGCGTACTCAAGCGGCTGGAGCGGGAAAAGCATGTCCAACGCGTCGCCGACACGGTGGACCGCCGCGCCAAGAAGGTCGTGCTGACGCCGAAGGGGCGCGAGTTCTGGAACGGCCTGCAACCGCGGATCTATGAGTTCTACCGCCAGGCATTGGCGAGTTTCCGCTTTGATGACAAGGTTTCGCTGGTGCATTTCCTGAACCAGCTCAATGCCGGCCTGGCCGGCGTCCACATGGACGCGGACCCGGGCGTGCAGGCGCCGGAGGAACCGGTACGTTCCGCGCAGGACTGA
- a CDS encoding AraC family transcriptional regulator — MARLAERAGIPGGLLQAPAARVTEEQFSTLYRELAMELDDEMPGIFSRPLRNGTLKYLCLSLLDAPRLEVALRRFGQFFHLILDDFRLESGRDDGFGDVMLRADPAGPGVSALGCELMLKLVHGVASWLIGRRIPLVRVEFDFPRPPRASDSLYLFPGPVQFGGRQTLLRFDEAYLDMPVRRRKADLQKFLARAPEDWIFVAFADQMVCHHVRQYLADCLPATPTIEAVAQDLHFSVRTLCRRLTAEGTTFQAIKDEVRRDIAIQRLTRTTDAIAAIAFDIGFDNPTAFHRAFRNWTGSTPKAYRTMPAHA; from the coding sequence ATGGCGCGGCTGGCGGAGCGTGCGGGGATCCCGGGCGGCCTGTTGCAGGCGCCGGCTGCCCGCGTGACCGAGGAACAGTTTTCCACGCTCTACCGCGAACTCGCCATGGAACTGGACGACGAGATGCCGGGCATCTTCAGCCGGCCGCTGCGCAACGGCACGCTCAAGTACCTGTGCCTGAGCTTGCTGGATGCCCCGCGGCTGGAGGTGGCGCTGCGCCGCTTCGGCCAGTTCTTCCACCTGATCCTGGACGATTTCCGGCTTGAATCCGGGCGTGATGACGGCTTCGGCGATGTCATGCTGCGGGCCGACCCGGCCGGCCCCGGCGTCAGCGCGCTGGGCTGCGAGCTGATGCTCAAGCTGGTCCACGGGGTCGCGTCATGGCTGATCGGCAGGCGCATTCCGCTGGTCAGGGTGGAGTTCGATTTCCCGCGGCCGCCGCGCGCCAGCGATTCCCTGTACCTGTTTCCCGGCCCGGTGCAGTTTGGCGGCCGCCAGACGCTGCTCAGGTTCGACGAAGCCTACCTGGACATGCCGGTCCGCCGGCGCAAGGCCGACCTGCAGAAATTCCTGGCGCGCGCGCCCGAAGACTGGATCTTCGTCGCGTTCGCCGACCAGATGGTGTGCCACCATGTGCGCCAGTACCTGGCCGACTGCCTGCCGGCGACGCCGACCATCGAAGCGGTGGCGCAGGACCTGCACTTCTCCGTCCGCACGCTGTGCCGCCGGCTCACCGCCGAGGGCACCACCTTCCAGGCCATCAAGGACGAGGTGCGCCGGGACATCGCCATCCAGCGGCTGACGCGCACCACGGACGCCATCGCGGCAATCGCCTTCGATATCGGCTTCGACAACCCCACCGCCTTTCATCGCGCCTTCCGCAACTGGACCGGCAGCACGCCCAAGGCCTACCGGACCATGCCCGCGCACGCCTGA
- a CDS encoding Bug family tripartite tricarboxylate transporter substrate binding protein: MLSALPAHAADTYPAKPIRWIVPYAAGGGSDFLARTIGQGLSAKVGQPVVVDNKPGGNTAIGAAETVRSAADGYTVLSADNGTLVFNPVLYKTLSYNPGKDLAPVTLLGRFPMILVVGANSPVKNARDFIAQAKSTQGGVSYGSAGAGSPHHLAMELLKVEAGGLPMTHAPYRGAAPALSDVAAGQLAAMMVDYAAGAGFIKGGKVRPLAVANATRLPQLPDVPTFAELGYPRVEAAALVGMVVPAATPPEVINTLNKDVVAAIREPAVNKRLVDFGVEPVGNTPAQFSELLRTESARWTRLIRDLKITLDN, translated from the coding sequence ATGCTGTCCGCCCTGCCGGCGCACGCCGCCGACACCTACCCCGCCAAGCCGATCCGCTGGATCGTGCCGTACGCCGCCGGCGGCGGCTCGGACTTCCTCGCGCGCACCATTGGCCAGGGACTGTCGGCCAAGGTCGGCCAGCCGGTCGTGGTGGACAACAAGCCCGGCGGCAATACGGCGATCGGCGCGGCCGAGACGGTGCGCTCGGCCGCCGACGGCTACACCGTGCTGTCCGCCGACAACGGCACGCTGGTATTCAACCCGGTCCTGTACAAGACGCTCTCCTACAACCCGGGCAAGGACCTGGCCCCGGTCACGCTGCTGGGCCGCTTCCCGATGATCCTGGTGGTCGGCGCGAACAGCCCGGTGAAGAACGCCAGGGACTTCATCGCGCAGGCGAAGTCCACGCAGGGCGGCGTCAGCTATGGATCCGCCGGAGCGGGCAGCCCGCACCACCTGGCCATGGAATTGCTGAAGGTGGAAGCCGGCGGCCTGCCGATGACGCACGCGCCCTACCGCGGCGCCGCGCCCGCGCTGTCGGACGTCGCCGCTGGCCAGCTCGCCGCGATGATGGTCGACTATGCCGCCGGCGCCGGCTTTATCAAGGGCGGCAAGGTGCGGCCGCTGGCCGTGGCCAATGCCACCCGCCTGCCGCAGCTGCCCGACGTGCCGACCTTCGCCGAGCTGGGCTACCCACGCGTGGAAGCCGCCGCGCTGGTCGGCATGGTGGTGCCTGCGGCCACACCGCCGGAGGTCATCAACACGCTGAACAAGGATGTGGTCGCGGCGATCCGCGAGCCGGCGGTGAACAAGCGGCTGGTGGATTTCGGCGTGGAGCCGGTGGGCAATACGCCGGCGCAGTTCAGCGAGCTGCTGCGCACCGAGTCGGCACGCTGGACCAGGCTGATCCGCGACCTGAAGATCACGCTGGACAACTAA
- the uraD gene encoding 2-oxo-4-hydroxy-4-carboxy-5-ureidoimidazoline decarboxylase has protein sequence MSQSLDLAPVNALDQSGFMHAFGSVFEHFPLAAERAWAQRPFASANALHDAMMDVIRKLDAKSQCDFLNLHPMLSAGNIRAGTMTADSNAEQKSAGLDAMSAQQEATLDRMNAAYLARHGFPFIICVRHYTREGIFAALERRIDRSTQQELDEALAQIGAITRGRLQARLSALA, from the coding sequence ATGTCACAGTCACTCGATCTGGCGCCGGTCAACGCGCTGGACCAGTCCGGCTTTATGCACGCGTTCGGCAGCGTGTTTGAACATTTTCCGCTGGCGGCCGAGCGCGCCTGGGCGCAGCGGCCCTTTGCATCGGCCAATGCGCTGCATGATGCGATGATGGATGTCATCCGCAAGCTGGATGCGAAATCCCAGTGCGATTTCCTGAACCTGCATCCGATGCTGTCCGCCGGCAATATCCGCGCTGGCACCATGACCGCGGATTCCAATGCCGAACAGAAGAGCGCGGGGCTGGACGCGATGTCGGCGCAGCAGGAAGCCACGCTCGATCGGATGAATGCCGCCTACCTAGCGCGGCACGGCTTTCCCTTCATCATCTGCGTGCGGCACTACACGCGCGAAGGCATCTTTGCAGCGCTGGAGCGGCGTATCGACCGCAGCACGCAGCAGGAACTGGATGAGGCGCTGGCGCAGATCGGCGCGATCACGCGCGGCAGGCTCCAGGCACGACTGAGCGCGCTGGCCTGA
- a CDS encoding IclR family transcriptional regulator: MHASRSKSAVPETPVDAASPRTRERRQRVQSAVTGMAVLKGLARLGGRASLTALAAHIDESPAKVHRYLVSLLEEGLVAQESGTQQYHLGYEALQIGMAAMRQADPIRLAEASLVRLRETLEVTCFVAVMGNKGPTIMRFEEPGLPVTVNVRAGSVMPLLWSATGRVFLGLLDETRVQQQAKEELEQAGAARLASLDRDDPIGALRRAVQADDCAWVRDTNLTGISAVAAPVRDYTGRVCAVLTALGATGGFDPSIDGPVGTAVRHEARVVSAALGFHPEAAG, translated from the coding sequence ATGCACGCATCCCGTTCCAAGTCCGCCGTCCCCGAAACGCCTGTTGACGCCGCCTCGCCCCGCACCCGGGAGCGTCGCCAGCGGGTGCAGTCCGCCGTCACGGGCATGGCGGTGCTCAAAGGGCTGGCCCGGCTCGGCGGGCGCGCCAGCCTGACCGCGCTGGCCGCGCATATCGACGAAAGCCCGGCCAAGGTGCACCGCTACCTGGTCAGCCTGCTGGAAGAGGGACTGGTTGCGCAGGAATCCGGTACGCAGCAGTACCACCTGGGCTACGAGGCGCTGCAGATCGGCATGGCGGCGATGCGGCAGGCCGACCCGATCCGGCTGGCCGAGGCCTCGCTGGTGCGGCTGCGCGAGACGCTGGAAGTGACGTGCTTTGTCGCGGTGATGGGCAACAAAGGGCCGACCATCATGCGTTTTGAGGAACCGGGCTTGCCGGTCACGGTGAACGTGCGCGCGGGGTCGGTGATGCCGCTGCTGTGGTCGGCCACCGGGCGCGTGTTCCTGGGCCTGCTGGACGAAACCCGGGTGCAGCAGCAGGCGAAGGAAGAACTGGAGCAGGCTGGGGCGGCGCGGCTGGCTTCGCTCGATCGGGACGACCCGATCGGCGCGCTGCGCCGCGCCGTGCAGGCTGATGACTGCGCCTGGGTGCGCGACACCAACCTGACCGGCATCAGCGCCGTGGCCGCGCCGGTGCGCGACTACACCGGCCGCGTGTGCGCGGTGCTGACGGCGCTGGGCGCCACCGGCGGCTTCGATCCGTCGATCGACGGGCCGGTCGGCACCGCCGTGCGGCACGAGGCCCGCGTGGTCAGCGCCGCGCTCGGCTTCCACCCGGAAGCGGCGGGCTGA
- the ampC gene encoding class C beta-lactamase, which yields MKIHALTRLAAIAATGLLCTPAAYAADKVDPRQLERAVNEAIAPMMKAHNIPGMAIAVTAGGKQYFFNYGVTAKRGGKPVTESTLFEIGSVSKTFTATLAGYAQARGAMSLSDPAGKYLPALAGSALGTTSLLDLGTYAAGGLPLQFPEAVNNPQAMVDYFRAWQPAYAAGTHRRYSNPSIGLFGYLAARSLGEPFDDLMEKTLFPAFGLKRTYIRVPKPLMADYAWGYTKDDKPTRVTPGVLDSEAYGVKTTSADMIRFVEANLSPAGLDDKMQRAIATARTGYFKVGSMVQGLGWEMYAYPTPVSAILAGSSPQVVFEANKVDRLEPPQAQSADVLVNKTGSTNGFGAYVVFVPAKRIGLVMLGNKNMPVPARVEAAYHILTVLDAALAAKR from the coding sequence ATGAAGATCCATGCCCTTACGCGCCTCGCGGCGATAGCCGCCACCGGCCTCCTGTGCACGCCAGCCGCGTACGCCGCCGACAAGGTCGACCCGCGCCAGCTCGAACGCGCCGTCAACGAGGCGATCGCGCCCATGATGAAGGCGCACAACATACCGGGCATGGCCATCGCGGTGACGGCCGGCGGCAAGCAGTATTTCTTCAACTATGGCGTGACCGCGAAGCGGGGCGGCAAGCCCGTCACCGAGTCGACCCTGTTCGAGATCGGCTCGGTCAGCAAGACCTTCACGGCGACGCTGGCGGGATATGCGCAGGCGCGCGGTGCCATGTCGCTGTCGGATCCCGCCGGCAAGTACCTGCCGGCGCTTGCCGGCAGCGCCCTGGGCACGACCAGCCTGCTGGACCTTGGCACCTACGCGGCCGGCGGCCTGCCGCTGCAGTTTCCCGAGGCGGTCAACAATCCGCAGGCAATGGTCGATTACTTCAGGGCCTGGCAACCCGCCTACGCGGCTGGAACCCATCGACGTTACTCGAACCCCAGCATCGGCCTGTTCGGCTACCTCGCCGCGCGCAGCCTGGGCGAGCCGTTCGATGACCTGATGGAGAAGACCCTGTTTCCGGCGTTCGGCCTGAAACGTACCTATATCCGGGTGCCGAAGCCGTTGATGGCCGACTACGCATGGGGTTACACCAAGGACGACAAGCCGACCCGCGTGACGCCGGGCGTACTGGATTCCGAAGCCTACGGCGTGAAGACGACGTCGGCCGACATGATCCGCTTCGTCGAGGCCAACCTGTCGCCGGCGGGGCTTGACGACAAGATGCAGCGCGCCATCGCCACCGCGCGTACCGGCTACTTCAAGGTCGGCAGCATGGTGCAGGGGCTGGGATGGGAGATGTATGCCTATCCGACGCCGGTCAGCGCCATCCTCGCGGGCAGCTCGCCGCAGGTGGTATTCGAGGCCAACAAGGTCGACAGGCTGGAGCCGCCGCAGGCACAAAGCGCCGATGTGCTGGTCAACAAGACCGGGTCGACCAACGGGTTTGGCGCCTACGTCGTGTTCGTGCCGGCCAAACGCATCGGGCTGGTGATGCTCGGCAACAAGAACATGCCGGTGCCGGCGCGGGTGGAAGCGGCGTATCACATCCTGACGGTGCTGGACGCCGCGCTGGCGGCAAAACGCTAG
- a CDS encoding LysR family transcriptional regulator, whose product MIRADDPFDTYLLRVLCILIAEQSVSRTAIRLNQSQPAISSALKRLRAIFNDPLLTREKNVMVPTERALQLARNAQAALSALDNLLVSDDRFDPATTEQSFTVAMPDYLAPPFFAHVVREFRRMAPHARLAAIPLSATFDYEQALSEGTIDIVIGNWPNPPEHLHLSVLLEDEVVCMVAPDSVHNQPGKFTAQSYLGAAHIVPTPYSRDQRGLVDTGLSTMRVHRDNRISCPYFNLAPSLIPGTDLILTTGRHFANYHAQHVPVAVLKPPIEFPFMRFYQLWHPARHRSASHAWLRGMLTSASQALRDLRDLDPAARA is encoded by the coding sequence ATGATCCGCGCCGACGACCCCTTCGATACCTACCTGCTGCGCGTGCTGTGCATCCTGATTGCCGAGCAGAGCGTCTCGCGCACCGCCATCCGCCTGAACCAGTCGCAGCCCGCCATCAGTTCGGCGCTCAAGCGCCTGCGCGCCATCTTCAACGACCCGCTGCTCACGCGCGAGAAGAACGTCATGGTGCCGACCGAGCGCGCCCTGCAGCTCGCCCGCAACGCGCAGGCGGCACTCAGCGCGCTGGACAACCTGCTGGTATCGGACGACCGCTTCGATCCCGCCACCACCGAGCAGAGCTTTACGGTAGCCATGCCCGACTACCTGGCGCCGCCCTTCTTTGCCCACGTCGTGCGGGAATTCCGGCGCATGGCGCCCCACGCGCGGCTGGCGGCGATTCCGCTGAGCGCCACGTTCGACTACGAGCAGGCGCTGTCGGAGGGCACCATCGATATCGTGATCGGCAACTGGCCCAATCCGCCGGAGCACCTGCACCTGTCGGTTTTGCTGGAAGACGAGGTGGTCTGCATGGTGGCGCCGGACAGCGTGCATAACCAGCCGGGCAAGTTCACCGCGCAGTCCTACCTGGGCGCGGCGCATATCGTGCCCACGCCCTACTCGCGCGACCAGCGCGGGCTGGTGGACACGGGCCTCAGCACGATGCGCGTGCACCGGGACAACCGCATCAGCTGCCCTTACTTCAACCTGGCGCCGAGCCTGATCCCGGGCACGGACCTGATCCTGACCACGGGCCGTCACTTTGCCAACTATCACGCGCAGCATGTGCCGGTGGCGGTGCTCAAGCCGCCGATCGAGTTTCCGTTCATGCGCTTTTACCAGCTCTGGCATCCCGCGCGCCACCGCTCGGCTTCGCATGCGTGGCTGCGCGGCATGCTCACGTCCGCATCACAGGCGCTGCGGGACCTGCGCGACCTGGACCCTGCCGCGCGCGCGTAG
- a CDS encoding SDR family oxidoreductase: MKIVVIGGTGLIGSKVVARLKAKGHEVVAASPQTGVNALTGEGLAEALAGAKVVVDVANSPSFEDEAVLNFFKTSGRNLAAAEKAAGVGHHVALSVVGTDKLSESGYFRAKIAQEGLIREAGIPYTVVRSTQFLEFLGGIVQSGADGDSVRLSAALIQPIASDDVAEAVADRALAAPVNGMVDIAGPERCRMDELVQRYLDATADSRKVVTDPKARYFGAALKDDTLVPEGEAWLGKTTFEAWMAQSRAAQR, translated from the coding sequence ATGAAGATTGTCGTAATCGGTGGTACCGGACTGATCGGCAGCAAGGTCGTGGCGCGGCTGAAGGCGAAAGGCCATGAGGTGGTTGCCGCGTCGCCGCAGACGGGTGTGAACGCGCTGACCGGCGAAGGCCTCGCCGAGGCCCTGGCGGGTGCGAAGGTGGTCGTGGATGTCGCCAATTCACCCTCGTTCGAGGACGAGGCCGTGCTGAATTTTTTCAAGACATCCGGGCGCAATCTCGCGGCCGCCGAGAAGGCCGCGGGTGTCGGGCACCATGTTGCGCTGTCGGTGGTGGGCACCGACAAGCTGTCGGAGAGCGGTTACTTCCGTGCAAAAATTGCCCAGGAAGGGCTGATCCGCGAGGCCGGCATTCCCTATACCGTCGTCCGGTCCACGCAGTTCCTCGAGTTCCTGGGCGGTATCGTCCAGTCCGGGGCGGACGGCGATTCCGTGCGCTTGTCCGCCGCGCTGATCCAGCCCATTGCGTCGGACGATGTTGCCGAGGCGGTTGCGGACCGTGCGCTGGCCGCGCCAGTGAATGGCATGGTCGACATTGCCGGGCCGGAACGATGCCGCATGGACGAGCTGGTGCAGCGCTATCTCGACGCCACTGCCGATTCCCGCAAGGTAGTGACCGATCCCAAAGCCCGGTATTTCGGGGCCGCGCTCAAGGACGATACTCTGGTGCCAGAGGGTGAGGCGTGGCTGGGCAAGACCACCTTCGAGGCATGGATGGCGCAAAGCCGCGCCGCGCAGCGCTGA